Sequence from the Rutidosis leptorrhynchoides isolate AG116_Rl617_1_P2 chromosome 3, CSIRO_AGI_Rlap_v1, whole genome shotgun sequence genome:
AAATCACTATCATAAGGTCAAAAAAGTCAACTCACTTCTTTTTTTGCCGGGTCCGTGTCCTGTTATATCAGGGACAGCAGGGGAGAGTTGAGGAAGATTTGTTCTACGTGCAGTCTCATGGAAGACAGGTGGCTAGAATTCACATGCATGATTGGCTTATATTGTTGCTGCTCGTCTTCATTGAAATTGGTCTAAATATCATACACCCGTTTTATCGTTTTGTCGGCAAGGATATGATGACTGACCTTAAATATCCAATGAAGGATAACACTGTTCCCATTTGGGCGGTTCCCGTAAGTTTCTTATATCCTTTCCGTTTTCTACTATTTAATTAGCGGTAAACTGTAATCATATTTGGTTTTCCAAATATTGTTTTGTTTTAcagatttactctgtattattgccTCTTCTTGTTTTTCTGTTTGTCTATTTTAAAAGGAGAGATGTTTATGATCTGCACCATGCAGTCTTAGGTAACCATCTTGTCACATTTTTATGTTTTTGTAGTTTGACATTAAAGCATGTATGTTCGTATATAAGGCTAGTGATCATTATCGTTTATTGTTTTTGTAGGTCTCTTATATTCTGTGTTATTAACCGGCGTATTGACGGATGCTATAAAGGATGCTACTGGACGACCTCGGCCTGATTTCTTTTGGCGTTGCTTCCCTGATGGAATTGATGTATGTAATTGTAACTCTATTTTGTTTGTTaagtaaaaattatacttttttatATGGTATGGCTATTTAATGTGTAAAAACATGTTTTTATACATCGTACTACTACTAAATCATGCTATGCTATTTTCAAGCGAGTTCTAATATTTTGTCAACTTTTAATGTTACCTGGATTTACATGATCTGTCGAGTTCAAGGTTGAAAAAAATCACTAATCAGGGAGTAATTGGTTGGGCCTTGGAGGGAGTAATTGGTCAAATCGGGAGTAATCGGatcttgactaagtttgactttgatCGAGTTTGACCGAATAATCCCAGGTTTATGATGACTGATTAATCGGATGTTGACCGAGTAACCCCGGGTAATCGCCAAGTAATCCTCGTTGACCAAGGGTTGACTGATTTTGGACCCATTTTGATTACTCGGACCGGGTCTTTTCAAAACCAAGTAATCGCCGATTACTCCCCAAGTAATACCTAGGTTTACAACACTGGTAGAGTTCGATTATTTTTGAGGATTTTTAGAATTCTTATTTGGTTTTATTTTCATTTTATGATGTTGCAGAAATATGATCATTGGGGCAATGTTGTATGTCATGGTATCGATAGTGAAATTCGAGAAGGCCATAAGAGTTTTCCAAGTGGTCATTCTTCATGTAAGATTCTATCATTGTTAATATATAATATGTTTTGTTCCTTTAAATTGTACTAATTATAATAGAACTCATAACATATTTAAATGTCAAATGCCTTAAACCTAGCTTTTAATTTATCATTCCATCATATTGAAAATGTGGTATGTTTTGTAGGGTCATTTGCAGGCCTTGGTTTTTTGTCACTATACTTAGCTGGGAAAATTAAAGCATTTGATCGTAGTGGTCATGTTGCAAAACTTTGCATTGTTTTCCTTCCACTTCTTATGGCGTCTCTTGTAGCCGTTTCTCGAGTTGATGACTACTGGCACCATTGGCAAGACGTATTTGCTGGTGGCATTTTAGgtttgttttaatatttatttatttaagaataAGTTTTTTTAAGTTGTATCTTTAAGTGTTTCAAACAAAAATTAGCTAAGAGAAACTTGAAGACAGGTCTAAAACGACCCAACATGCGTTCACAAAGCATGAAACTTCTTGTCATGCTACTGGTAAACTTGTTTATGCGTATAACTGTATTGTCCATTTACAGGTCTCACTGTCACCACATTTTGCTATTTGCAGTTCTTTCCAGCCCCATATCACACTGAAGGTAGTTTGTGTTATGTTTGGGTAAACTTTGGGACCCGTACTCATaattcttaacaaatttgatttctTGGTTTTAGGGTGGGGTCCATATGCTTATTTCCGGGCTCTTGAAGAGACGCGGTCTAATAGGAGGGTGAATCATCCTGGAGGTGAAGTTGGTACAAACCGACAATCTATGCAGAACATTCATGGGCTCGGCCTGCTTTCTTTGGATTACCAGCCCCATTCCTTGCAAGATGACGTAGAATCTGGAAAAGTTTGATATTTACTTTAAAATCTGGGAGCTTTTAGTAGCTATTAGCTTTCTTGATGGAGTTCTTGTGCATGAAGCTTATTTGAGACTTGTAGATGAAATTCGTATTAAACAGTAAATATCGTAGATCCTTGGTGTGTTTGTTTATGTGAAAAAGGTTGTAAACTGTTGCAAGACTTTTCGtagcttctattttttttttctcaacGACTCAGTATTACATTTTCATCTATTCTATATCTAatcttaaaataagaaaaattacatATAGAATCAAAAAGCTCAGATTTCTTCATCGGGTGACTGTTGAAGACAATGGTATTCAAAAATCTTAAGAGACTTGAAGTAGTGACCACAACATTCGAGAACAACTTGGACTTAACTTCTTTTGCTCCAATATTTAAACTAAAGCATCCAATCAGACCAAGAACTGAAAGCAGGCAAGTTGCAATAAACCCACACGTGCACCCTATTCCACACTTGCGAAGCCGTAGAGGATCCAAAAAGAACATGACCGGCTTATTGGTAGGGTTTGCCTCGTGCTACTGATAGGTCTTTATTGTAGCAGTATCCCGAGTATATTTTCGTTAAAACCTACCAATTATGTAGCTGTCTTTGTTCAAGTTTTTACTCTGACAATGTTGACATATATGATTTGTGCGAGTTTGTTTTAAGACAAAAATGGCGAGTAAAAGGAATCACGTTCACGTCTTAAATTTGTATAAAAGGAGGGGTGTGTATTAAATGGTTCCACCAAAGGGCCAACCGATTTAAAACATGTTGCTTGTACGTTAGTTAAAGTGAGTCTACCTAGTTTGATTTTGGCTTGAATTTTAAGTGGCACCAAAAAATAACACGTTTTTTGGACTGGATTTGGGTTCTAATATATCAAGATTCATCAGGATGATTACTTTTAAGAAATTTGGTATGATGTTTTGATAACTTTGTGTGACAATTATAAGTTACGGATTTTCATACTTCATTATTGACAACTTGTTTAATACCCTTGGGT
This genomic interval carries:
- the LOC139896879 gene encoding lipid phosphate phosphatase 2-like, coding for MRFQILRNMFQGQQGRVEEDLFYVQSHGRQVARIHMHDWLILLLLVFIEIGLNIIHPFYRFVGKDMMTDLKYPMKDNTVPIWAVPIYSVLLPLLVFLFVYFKRRDVYDLHHAVLGLLYSVLLTGVLTDAIKDATGRPRPDFFWRCFPDGIDKYDHWGNVVCHGIDSEIREGHKSFPSGHSSWSFAGLGFLSLYLAGKIKAFDRSGHVAKLCIVFLPLLMASLVAVSRVDDYWHHWQDVFAGGILGLTVTTFCYLQFFPAPYHTEGWGPYAYFRALEETRSNRRVNHPGGEVGTNRQSMQNIHGLGLLSLDYQPHSLQDDVESGKV